The following proteins come from a genomic window of Flavobacteriaceae bacterium MAR_2010_188:
- a CDS encoding 2-dehydro-3-deoxyphosphooctonate aldolase (KDO 8-P synthase), with protein sequence MNLNQLPKIKHTEANNFFLLSGPCAIEGEEMALRIAEKIVKITDNLKIPYVFKGSFKKANRSRIDSFTGIGDEKALKILRKVSETFDIPTITDIHENNDATLAAEYVDVLQIPAFLVRQTDLLMAAAETGKFVNLKKGQFMSPESMKHAVQKIKDVGNDRVWITDRGTMFGYQDMIVDFRGIPTMREYAPTVLDVTHSLQQPNQSVGVTGGRPEMIETIARAGVVNKVDGLFIETHFDPSMAKSDGANMLHLDKLDKLLTNLVAIRKTVNSL encoded by the coding sequence ATGAACCTAAATCAACTCCCAAAGATTAAACATACAGAAGCCAACAACTTTTTCCTTTTAAGCGGTCCATGCGCTATCGAAGGCGAAGAAATGGCGTTGCGCATTGCAGAAAAGATTGTTAAGATTACAGATAATCTTAAGATTCCTTATGTATTTAAAGGAAGTTTTAAAAAGGCGAATAGAAGCAGAATCGACAGTTTTACAGGTATCGGTGACGAGAAAGCCTTGAAAATTCTTCGCAAAGTCTCAGAAACTTTTGATATCCCTACTATTACTGACATCCATGAGAATAATGATGCTACACTCGCGGCAGAATACGTTGATGTTCTTCAAATTCCCGCGTTTTTAGTGAGACAGACTGACCTTTTAATGGCCGCTGCTGAAACTGGGAAGTTCGTAAATCTGAAAAAAGGACAATTTATGAGTCCAGAATCCATGAAGCATGCGGTCCAAAAAATAAAAGATGTTGGCAATGATCGAGTATGGATTACGGATCGCGGAACTATGTTTGGGTATCAAGATATGATTGTTGACTTTAGGGGAATCCCAACCATGCGAGAATACGCGCCCACGGTTTTAGATGTTACACATTCTCTACAACAACCAAATCAGTCTGTCGGTGTTACTGGCGGTAGGCCTGAAATGATTGAGACAATTGCTAGAGCTGGCGTTGTAAATAAGGTGGATGGTCTGTTTATAGAAACTCATTTTGACCCTTCCATGGCAAAAAGCGACGGAGCAAATATGCTTCATCTTGATAAATTAGATAAGTTACTAACTAATTTAGTTGCGATTAGGAAAACGGTTAATTCACTCTAA
- a CDS encoding Conserved TM helix encodes MENQLEHFANRVTDYLPNIVGALLVLLIGWLISKGIKKVVVNLMEKTTWDERLIGRENVKNTNVFVANIIYYILMIITLLIVLEILGVNEVLTPLRNMVNEFLSFIPNLIGAVLIGFIGYLLAKFVSNLVRIGGGFIDRMVDKTGFNDTEKIVNILKKVVFIVIFVPFLIQAFNALELRAISEPANNILNGFTAMIGDIIVAAVVVFVFVWGGKYLSSFLEDLFKSLGVDQAAEKIKIHNMIGANQSLSKLLANLFYFFLVFFGIITAVEILGLDRLTEILNSVLDITGQILFGLIILAIGNYVSLLIYDTMTNTNSKNKFIASIIRVASLGLFIAIALRTMGIANEIVELAFGLMLGAIAVAVALSYGLGGREAAGEHFKDIIKKVRNESSDLNMEPDTRGLRSNTPNNPNSGNTRPITPTPPITENRGNDNLRDGNRDTNGNNDNPLDIPRV; translated from the coding sequence ATGGAAAATCAATTAGAACATTTTGCAAATAGGGTTACCGATTATTTGCCGAATATTGTCGGTGCATTATTGGTATTGCTTATTGGCTGGCTCATATCTAAAGGCATAAAAAAGGTTGTGGTTAACCTAATGGAAAAAACAACTTGGGATGAACGTTTGATCGGAAGAGAAAATGTAAAAAACACAAATGTTTTTGTAGCCAACATCATCTATTACATTTTGATGATTATTACTCTCCTAATAGTCCTAGAGATTTTGGGGGTCAACGAGGTACTTACTCCTCTGAGAAATATGGTAAATGAGTTCCTAAGCTTTATACCAAACCTGATTGGAGCGGTTCTTATTGGATTTATTGGTTATCTGCTGGCAAAATTTGTCTCTAATTTGGTGAGAATTGGTGGTGGATTTATCGATAGAATGGTGGATAAAACTGGATTTAACGATACTGAAAAAATCGTGAATATCCTTAAAAAAGTTGTATTCATAGTGATATTCGTTCCATTTTTAATTCAGGCATTTAATGCATTAGAATTACGGGCTATTTCTGAGCCAGCAAATAATATTTTGAATGGCTTTACAGCAATGATTGGTGATATTATCGTTGCAGCGGTTGTTGTTTTTGTCTTTGTTTGGGGAGGAAAATATCTTAGTTCATTCCTTGAGGACTTATTCAAGAGCCTTGGTGTAGACCAGGCCGCAGAAAAGATAAAGATCCACAATATGATAGGCGCTAATCAATCCTTGTCCAAATTATTGGCAAATCTATTTTATTTCTTCTTGGTTTTCTTTGGAATAATCACGGCAGTGGAAATTTTAGGACTGGATAGGTTAACTGAAATACTAAATTCGGTATTGGATATTACAGGTCAAATACTATTTGGACTTATCATATTGGCAATTGGTAATTACGTATCTCTACTGATTTACGACACCATGACCAACACCAACAGTAAGAATAAATTTATTGCAAGTATTATTAGAGTGGCATCTTTAGGTCTGTTTATCGCTATTGCCCTAAGAACAATGGGAATCGCGAATGAGATTGTAGAATTGGCCTTCGGGTTAATGTTAGGAGCTATCGCGGTAGCAGTGGCATTGAGTTACGGACTTGGTGGACGTGAAGCGGCAGGAGAACATTTTAAGGATATCATTAAAAAGGTTCGTAACGAGTCTTCAGATTTAAATATGGAGCCAGATACAAGAGGCCTTAGATCAAATACTCCTAATAATCCTAATTCTGGAAACACAAGACCTATAACTCCAACACCTCCAATTACAGAAAATAGAGGAAATGATAATTTACGGGATGGTAATAGGGATACCAATGGAAATAATGATAATCCTTTGGACATTCCAAGAGTGTAA
- a CDS encoding Alanine dehydrogenase, translated as MKFVIITERKNPPDRRVVFSPSKLSEAKARFPEAEFVVESSDVRVFKDSRYQAQDFVVSSDISDADVMIGVKEVPIDALIENKKYFFFSHTIKKQPYNRKLLRAILDKKIELYDHETITDEKGMRLIGFGRYAGIVGAYNGIRTWGLKYKSFKLPKAQTLTSKKDLIAVLNTVNLPAMKILLTGRGKVAGGAMEILKGMNIKKVKIKEYLTEEFDEPIYCNIDVLHYNKRKDGQVLDTLDFFNNPEEYKSDFMRFAKVTDMYIAGHFYGGGAPYLYTREDVKSDDFNISVVADISCDVDGPVATTLRASTIEEPIYGYNPQSESEVDFNDDNAIAVMAVDNLPCELPKDASEGFGEMFLESVLPAFFNGDKNGILHRAKITENGKLTKRFSYLQDYVDGKE; from the coding sequence ATGAAATTTGTAATTATTACCGAGCGCAAAAACCCGCCAGATAGACGAGTCGTTTTTTCACCTTCAAAATTATCTGAGGCCAAAGCACGATTTCCTGAGGCAGAATTTGTCGTAGAATCTTCGGATGTTAGAGTATTTAAAGACTCTAGATACCAAGCTCAAGATTTTGTGGTAAGTAGCGATATTAGTGATGCGGACGTTATGATTGGGGTAAAGGAAGTACCAATTGATGCTTTAATAGAGAATAAGAAATATTTTTTCTTTTCTCATACTATTAAAAAACAGCCCTACAACCGTAAACTTTTAAGAGCAATACTCGATAAGAAAATAGAACTCTATGATCATGAGACCATCACCGACGAAAAAGGGATGCGTCTCATAGGTTTTGGGAGATATGCGGGAATTGTTGGAGCTTATAATGGTATTAGAACTTGGGGCTTAAAATATAAATCCTTTAAGTTGCCCAAGGCTCAAACGCTCACTAGCAAAAAAGACTTGATCGCTGTTCTTAATACCGTTAACTTGCCGGCCATGAAAATTCTTCTTACCGGACGTGGCAAGGTTGCTGGAGGTGCAATGGAAATCCTTAAAGGGATGAATATCAAAAAAGTTAAGATTAAAGAATATTTGACCGAGGAGTTTGACGAACCGATCTATTGCAACATCGATGTACTTCATTATAATAAACGCAAAGATGGGCAAGTTTTAGATACTTTAGATTTTTTCAATAATCCTGAAGAATATAAATCTGACTTTATGCGGTTTGCCAAGGTCACAGATATGTATATCGCAGGGCATTTTTACGGAGGCGGCGCGCCTTATTTATATACCCGTGAAGATGTAAAATCGGATGATTTTAATATTTCGGTCGTAGCAGATATCAGTTGTGATGTAGATGGTCCGGTTGCGACAACACTCCGAGCTTCTACTATCGAAGAGCCAATCTATGGTTATAATCCTCAAAGTGAATCTGAAGTTGATTTTAACGACGATAATGCCATAGCTGTGATGGCGGTGGATAATCTACCGTGCGAATTGCCAAAGGATGCAAGCGAAGGATTCGGGGAAATGTTTTTGGAGAGCGTGTTGCCAGCTTTTTTTAATGGTGACAAAAATGGAATCCTTCATCGGGCGAAAATCACCGAAAATGGAAAGTTGACCAAACGTTTCAGCTACCTTCAAGATTACGTGGACGGCAAGGAGTAA
- a CDS encoding RNA polymerase sigma-70 factor, ECF subfamily — protein sequence MKNFDSLFKEHYTFLCLISYSILKDRDAAKDVVHDFFISYWQKKNNISIEISFRAYAVKAIKNLSIQAIRKSEKENSLLNKVVLQEYDIQRDTEVINFKQKIFRVLEKLPEKRREIFVAAVLNGHSYEEIAETRAISINTVKTQIKRSYAFLRTYRREDFVIIFICSISSLYLF from the coding sequence ATGAAAAATTTTGATTCACTTTTTAAGGAGCATTATACATTCTTATGCTTAATTTCATATTCAATTCTTAAAGACCGTGACGCAGCCAAGGATGTTGTACACGATTTCTTTATATCATATTGGCAGAAGAAAAATAACATTTCGATTGAAATTTCTTTCCGGGCATATGCTGTTAAGGCTATTAAAAATCTTAGTATCCAAGCAATCAGAAAGTCTGAGAAGGAAAATTCACTACTTAACAAAGTAGTGCTTCAAGAATATGATATACAGAGAGATACAGAAGTCATAAATTTCAAACAGAAAATATTTCGAGTTCTTGAGAAGTTACCAGAAAAGCGAAGAGAAATTTTTGTCGCGGCCGTCCTTAACGGTCATAGTTATGAAGAAATAGCTGAAACTAGAGCTATTTCGATAAACACAGTTAAAACCCAAATTAAACGTTCGTACGCATTCTTAAGAACATACAGAAGAGAAGATTTTGTGATTATTTTTATTTGTTCTATAAGCTCCTTGTATTTATTTTAG
- a CDS encoding Sortilin, neurotensin receptor 3, whose amino-acid sequence MSKPFYMKTSLLLSSIFSFCVISSISAQTRTTAPTINKSLFESLTYRNIGPYRGGRSTTVTGIPNDIFTYYMGATGGGVWKTKDGGNTWKNISDGFFNTTGIGDITVAPSNPNIIYVGTGESPVRGVKTSHGDGLYKSTDAGKTWKHMGLEKTRHISDVFVHPNNPNKVYVAAQGNPWGPNPERGVYLSEDGGLSFEKILYINENSGIVDMTVDPNNPDFMMVASWEFWRKPWVVHNGGPGCRIYKTTDGGKNWKEINKGLPEVKGKMGVSISPANPNIVYIAIDAPGDKAGVYRSEDAGDSFKQMTNDATTYARSWYYMHIIADPNDEDELWVMNSFAMKSIDGGKTFKGIRGSHVDHHDMWINPNNSDIMINANDGGGSVTFNGGETWSTLYNQPTGQFYRLITDNGYPYRIYSGQQDNSTIAIDSRVADDGIGEMHWDVMRAGESSTVAVDPNNPRYVYSTYFASNFIEWDRDIDNTRMVMPYPTRVTGEQPKNLRYRANWNGPVIVSPHDPKTIYYGSQYVMKSTNRGVSWEVISEDLTRNDKDHQGKGGEPISNEQITAESYNNLFNIEESPLKEGVIWVGSDDGLVHLTQDGGITWTNVTPNGLKECIINVVEPSPHDPASAYIAATAYKLNDFTPYLFKTNDYGKTWIKIVNGIPGDTFARTIREDPDKKGLLYAGTETGIFVSFDDGKLWTSLQNNLPEVPITDLRVKRKDLVVATQGRALWILDDLTPLHQVSDDVAKADYYLYKPKDTNTELSVAYSIDGGLGENAPSGLQIHYVLNKPVSEDTAMSIEIINAMGNIIHSEYTNNAKNGCDSLVKQQLQKKTGANRYRWNMKIGRFDCLKELATTNRDLTAYNAPPGMYKAVLKVGDYTQSQDFEITIDPRLAQSIENVADAYRERDEISKAIYKGATEMAEGVRDLRLIKEQLNFILKVAKDDNIKNEGVQLNKIMDEWIAEILQKEMRTSQNNYMYEARLLIKFKDFLGSIGEGNLPVTQGTVEVMEDYLKQWGALRSELQNIKTDKISKYNQILKGAGLPELYSDSN is encoded by the coding sequence ATGTCAAAACCATTCTATATGAAGACTTCTCTCTTACTTAGCAGTATTTTTTCATTCTGTGTAATTTCTTCAATTTCTGCTCAGACTAGAACTACTGCGCCTACCATAAATAAATCATTATTTGAATCGTTGACTTATCGGAACATTGGACCCTACCGTGGAGGACGATCTACCACGGTTACGGGGATACCTAATGATATTTTTACCTATTATATGGGGGCCACTGGTGGTGGGGTATGGAAGACGAAGGACGGGGGTAACACATGGAAGAATATATCCGATGGCTTTTTTAATACTACCGGTATTGGCGACATTACCGTAGCACCTTCAAATCCAAACATCATTTATGTAGGTACTGGCGAGTCACCCGTGCGAGGAGTAAAGACCTCTCACGGTGACGGACTATATAAATCAACTGATGCTGGAAAAACATGGAAGCATATGGGTCTGGAAAAGACAAGACATATAAGTGATGTTTTTGTCCATCCAAATAACCCCAATAAAGTTTACGTTGCTGCGCAAGGGAATCCCTGGGGACCAAATCCAGAAAGAGGTGTTTATCTTTCCGAAGATGGAGGCCTTAGTTTTGAAAAAATTTTATACATAAACGAAAATTCTGGTATTGTTGACATGACCGTTGACCCGAATAATCCAGATTTTATGATGGTTGCCTCGTGGGAATTCTGGCGTAAACCATGGGTAGTTCATAATGGTGGCCCTGGTTGTAGAATTTATAAAACTACAGATGGTGGTAAAAATTGGAAGGAAATAAATAAAGGCTTGCCCGAGGTAAAAGGAAAAATGGGTGTGTCAATTTCTCCAGCCAATCCTAATATCGTTTATATTGCCATTGATGCCCCAGGTGACAAGGCGGGTGTCTACCGTTCAGAAGATGCGGGCGATAGCTTTAAGCAAATGACAAATGACGCTACAACTTACGCACGTTCTTGGTACTATATGCATATAATAGCGGACCCCAATGACGAAGATGAATTATGGGTTATGAATAGCTTTGCGATGAAGTCAATTGACGGAGGTAAAACATTTAAAGGCATCAGAGGAAGTCATGTTGATCATCACGATATGTGGATCAATCCTAATAATAGTGATATAATGATCAACGCAAATGATGGCGGAGGATCTGTAACATTCAATGGGGGCGAAACTTGGTCCACACTATACAATCAACCAACAGGACAATTTTACCGATTAATTACAGATAATGGATATCCCTACCGGATCTACTCTGGACAACAAGATAATAGTACAATAGCTATTGATAGCAGGGTTGCCGATGATGGTATTGGAGAAATGCACTGGGACGTGATGCGTGCGGGTGAATCTTCTACAGTCGCAGTAGACCCTAACAACCCGCGGTATGTGTATTCCACCTATTTTGCTAGCAATTTTATTGAGTGGGATCGTGATATCGATAACACTCGAATGGTGATGCCATATCCGACTAGGGTAACGGGCGAACAACCAAAAAATCTTAGATATAGGGCTAATTGGAACGGTCCTGTAATTGTTTCCCCTCACGATCCAAAAACAATCTATTATGGATCTCAATATGTAATGAAATCAACAAATCGCGGAGTCTCTTGGGAGGTGATAAGTGAAGATCTCACTCGTAATGATAAGGACCATCAAGGCAAAGGGGGGGAACCGATAAGCAATGAACAGATTACTGCAGAGAGTTATAACAACTTATTTAACATTGAAGAATCACCCCTTAAAGAGGGTGTAATTTGGGTAGGTTCTGATGATGGTTTAGTCCACTTAACCCAAGATGGCGGAATTACCTGGACCAATGTCACTCCAAATGGTCTCAAAGAATGTATAATTAATGTAGTAGAACCTTCTCCGCACGACCCTGCTAGCGCATACATTGCCGCAACCGCTTATAAGCTTAACGATTTTACTCCTTATCTCTTCAAAACTAATGACTATGGTAAAACCTGGATTAAAATTGTGAATGGTATCCCAGGTGATACTTTTGCTCGTACCATTCGGGAAGACCCAGATAAAAAAGGGTTATTATATGCAGGTACTGAAACTGGCATTTTTGTTTCTTTCGACGATGGGAAATTATGGACATCATTACAAAATAATTTACCTGAAGTCCCCATTACAGACCTCAGGGTTAAAAGGAAAGATTTAGTTGTGGCAACTCAAGGGAGAGCTTTGTGGATCCTAGATGACTTAACGCCATTGCACCAAGTTTCTGATGATGTCGCTAAGGCTGATTATTACCTTTACAAACCCAAAGACACTAATACTGAACTGTCAGTAGCTTATAGTATCGATGGGGGGCTCGGGGAGAATGCCCCCAGTGGTTTACAGATTCACTATGTTCTAAATAAACCGGTTTCTGAGGATACTGCAATGTCTATTGAAATAATAAATGCAATGGGTAATATCATCCATTCAGAATACACTAATAATGCAAAAAATGGCTGTGACTCTTTAGTCAAACAGCAATTACAAAAAAAGACAGGGGCAAATCGCTACCGGTGGAACATGAAGATCGGTCGTTTTGATTGCTTAAAAGAATTGGCAACTACAAATCGAGACCTAACGGCCTACAATGCTCCACCGGGGATGTACAAAGCTGTCCTTAAAGTAGGGGACTATACACAATCTCAAGATTTTGAAATAACGATTGATCCACGTTTAGCCCAAAGTATCGAGAATGTTGCAGATGCCTATAGAGAAAGAGATGAAATTTCGAAAGCTATATATAAAGGCGCTACTGAAATGGCAGAAGGTGTTCGCGATTTACGCCTAATTAAAGAACAACTAAATTTTATTCTAAAAGTCGCAAAAGATGATAACATAAAAAATGAAGGCGTTCAATTAAATAAGATAATGGACGAGTGGATTGCTGAAATACTTCAAAAGGAAATGAGAACATCTCAAAATAACTATATGTATGAAGCGCGACTCTTAATTAAGTTTAAAGACTTTTTGGGTAGTATAGGAGAAGGTAATCTTCCTGTTACACAAGGTACCGTGGAGGTAATGGAAGATTACTTAAAACAATGGGGCGCACTGAGGTCTGAATTGCAAAATATAAAAACGGATAAGATTTCAAAATACAATCAAATTTTAAAGGGCGCAGGATTACCAGAACTTTATTCAGATAGTAACTAG
- a CDS encoding FecR family protein → MTEEERFINCLRSIKASKSINPHDLKDMSEEDQELIHRLFQENLVEGSLVMLTEINSEEDLKAIKSRLKDIKKFDSINWRFLIKYAAVFIGVLFSVYHLWTKDIDQSEPNYSDQYVQLKMGDESVLFIDQKESKEIISASGVLVGKQEGSNLIYLPNSEIEQLLYNELHIPNGKVFNLELSDGTLVTLNSGTKIRFPVKFIEGMKREVFINGEAFFDVAKDLDHPFIVNTDDIVVEVLGTVFNISSYEEDTEISTILLEGSVNMHNINSSSDQVILKPGMKGSWKRDDKSIGIQKVDTELYTGWLQGELIFKNSSFKTIAKTLERKYNVSIDNRNKILSEKELTASFNINIESIEEVLKLISAIHPFEYSIKNNHIRIWANTNN, encoded by the coding sequence ATGACTGAAGAAGAAAGATTTATCAATTGTTTAAGAAGTATTAAAGCTTCCAAATCCATAAATCCTCATGATCTGAAAGATATGTCTGAAGAGGATCAAGAATTAATCCATCGATTATTTCAAGAGAATTTAGTTGAGGGGTCATTAGTAATGTTGACAGAGATTAATAGTGAGGAGGATTTAAAAGCGATTAAAAGTAGGTTGAAGGATATTAAAAAATTTGATTCAATTAATTGGAGATTTTTAATAAAGTACGCCGCTGTATTTATTGGTGTTTTATTCTCTGTTTATCATCTATGGACAAAGGATATAGATCAAAGCGAGCCTAATTATTCCGATCAATATGTCCAACTAAAAATGGGGGACGAGAGTGTTTTATTTATTGACCAAAAAGAATCGAAGGAAATTATTTCAGCCTCTGGTGTGCTAGTTGGTAAGCAAGAAGGAAGTAATCTAATTTACCTTCCAAACTCAGAAATAGAACAACTTCTCTATAATGAATTGCATATTCCTAATGGAAAAGTTTTCAATCTAGAACTATCAGACGGAACTTTGGTGACTTTAAATTCCGGAACCAAAATAAGATTCCCAGTAAAGTTTATAGAAGGGATGAAAAGGGAAGTTTTTATTAATGGTGAAGCTTTTTTTGACGTTGCGAAAGATCTTGATCATCCGTTTATTGTAAATACGGATGATATAGTAGTTGAAGTATTGGGTACTGTATTTAATATCTCATCGTATGAAGAAGATACAGAAATCTCGACGATTCTGTTAGAGGGCTCTGTTAATATGCATAACATAAATAGTTCTTCAGACCAAGTAATTCTTAAACCTGGCATGAAGGGGTCCTGGAAAAGAGATGATAAATCAATAGGGATACAGAAAGTAGATACTGAATTATATACAGGATGGCTTCAAGGCGAACTCATCTTTAAAAATTCATCTTTTAAAACCATAGCAAAAACTTTAGAGCGAAAATATAATGTATCTATAGACAACAGAAACAAAATACTTTCCGAAAAAGAATTAACTGCATCCTTTAATATCAATATTGAGAGTATTGAAGAGGTTTTAAAATTGATCAGCGCAATCCATCCGTTCGAATATTCGATTAAGAATAATCACATACGAATATGGGCTAATACTAACAATTAA